From the genome of Methanobrevibacter smithii ATCC 35061, one region includes:
- the hisD gene encoding histidinol dehydrogenase, whose translation MELLRYEDIDLSQTVKRSEEDVNNVLDTVSDILKNVRQNKDQSLKDYTQKFDKVIIDNLKVTDEEIKEAYDTLDDNLLEALKKAAANIEKFHKKEIPEEWNIEVREGITAGQIVRPINSVGCYIPGGRAAYPSTILMTVIPAKIAGVKKIICCSPPQKDGKIGDAILVAAHLAGADEIYKVGGAQAIGAMAYSTESIPKVEKIVGPGNIFVTAAKKLVYGEVDIEFPAGPSEVLILADKTANAEYIATDILSQAEHDPKASCFFVTDDENLAEDVLEFVDKKTEDAPRAEIIKEALSNSGKIILTKNFEDAVYVTNEYAPEHLVIMTKDDESTLSQINNAGSIFLGKYSPVACGDYGSGTNHVLPTGGGAKMYSGLSTESFIKKPTVQKITQEGLEKISTTCIPIAEYEGLFAHVDSIKTRLNK comes from the coding sequence ATGGAACTTTTAAGATATGAGGATATTGATTTATCACAAACTGTTAAAAGATCAGAAGAAGATGTAAACAATGTTTTAGACACCGTATCTGATATTTTAAAAAATGTTAGACAAAATAAAGATCAATCCTTAAAAGATTATACACAAAAATTCGACAAAGTCATAATAGATAATTTAAAAGTTACAGATGAAGAAATAAAAGAAGCTTATGATACATTAGATGACAATTTATTGGAAGCTCTGAAAAAAGCGGCTGCAAATATTGAAAAATTTCATAAAAAAGAAATTCCTGAAGAATGGAATATTGAAGTTAGAGAAGGCATAACTGCCGGACAAATTGTAAGACCAATAAACAGTGTTGGCTGTTATATTCCAGGGGGAAGAGCAGCTTACCCCTCTACAATTCTAATGACTGTGATTCCTGCAAAAATAGCGGGAGTTAAAAAAATTATCTGCTGTTCACCTCCACAAAAAGACGGTAAAATAGGTGATGCAATTTTAGTAGCTGCTCATTTAGCCGGAGCCGATGAAATATATAAAGTAGGTGGGGCTCAGGCTATTGGAGCTATGGCTTATAGTACCGAAAGCATTCCTAAAGTTGAAAAAATTGTAGGTCCTGGAAACATTTTCGTAACCGCTGCTAAAAAATTAGTGTATGGAGAAGTGGACATCGAGTTTCCGGCAGGACCGTCTGAAGTGCTAATACTTGCAGATAAAACAGCTAATGCAGAATATATTGCTACAGACATATTATCACAAGCAGAACATGACCCTAAAGCATCCTGCTTTTTTGTAACAGATGATGAAAACTTAGCTGAAGATGTTTTAGAATTTGTAGATAAAAAAACTGAAGATGCTCCAAGAGCTGAAATCATAAAAGAAGCTCTGTCTAATAGCGGAAAAATTATCCTTACTAAAAACTTTGAAGATGCAGTATATGTTACAAATGAATATGCTCCGGAACACTTAGTTATTATGACAAAAGATGACGAAAGCACATTAAGTCAGATAAATAATGCAGGATCTATATTTTTAGGAAAATATTCTCCAGTTGCATGTGGAGATTATGGATCCGGAACTAACCATGTACTTCCAACAGGTGGAGGAGCTAAAATGTATTCCGGATTGTCTACAGAATCATTTATTAAAAAACCGACAGTTCAAAAAATCACACAGGAAGGTTTGGAAAAAATATCAACAACATGCATCCCAATAGCTGAATATGAAGGATTATTTGCACATGTTGACTCAATCAAAACCAGATTAAATAAATAG
- a CDS encoding radical SAM protein, translating into MSTLHKMKVLTDSAQYDLCDYVNHQKSSQVNLPGIYHATGHNGCQIPLFKTLLTNKCKNDCKYCINQSKRTFTRLELKPEELAKAFMTYYNKGLVNGLFLSSGIADNEDSTMEKTIETCRCLRKDYGYDDYIHLKIVPGASKDSIKRAMALANRVSINIEAATPSGLAELSSTKDYKKDILKRLHWIDSLENSSTTYPNSTHTTQLIIGANNETDKEILHRIDKIYKNSKLHSAYYSGFTPIEGTEFEKKDSCNSQRVGRLYNADSLLNDYNYKLKELVFEDDDRLSLNIDPKILAASNMNIFPVEINNAPFIDLIRVPGIGVKSAKKIISIRKRYKFTKKEELKRLGIAVNRAEKYIKLDGEYQPSLDIFE; encoded by the coding sequence ATGTCCACTTTACATAAGATGAAAGTTTTAACTGACTCTGCTCAGTACGATTTATGCGACTATGTAAATCATCAAAAATCATCACAAGTAAATCTGCCTGGAATATACCATGCTACAGGCCATAATGGATGCCAAATACCATTATTTAAAACACTGCTTACAAATAAATGCAAAAATGACTGTAAATACTGCATTAATCAATCCAAAAGAACTTTCACCAGATTAGAATTAAAACCTGAAGAACTAGCTAAAGCTTTTATGACCTACTACAATAAAGGTCTTGTAAACGGTTTGTTTTTAAGTTCAGGTATTGCAGACAATGAAGATTCTACAATGGAAAAAACAATAGAAACCTGCAGATGTCTTAGAAAAGATTACGGTTACGATGATTATATACATCTAAAAATAGTTCCGGGAGCATCAAAAGATTCCATTAAAAGAGCTATGGCGCTTGCCAACAGAGTCAGTATTAATATTGAAGCCGCTACACCAAGCGGTTTGGCTGAACTGTCATCTACAAAGGATTATAAAAAAGATATACTGAAAAGATTACATTGGATAGATTCACTTGAAAACAGTTCTACAACATATCCAAATTCTACTCACACTACACAGTTAATTATCGGTGCAAATAACGAAACAGATAAGGAAATTCTACATAGAATAGATAAAATATACAAGAATTCCAAATTGCACAGTGCATATTACAGTGGATTTACACCGATTGAAGGTACTGAATTTGAAAAAAAAGACAGCTGCAATAGCCAAAGAGTAGGCAGACTTTACAATGCCGACAGTTTATTAAATGATTATAATTATAAACTTAAAGAATTGGTATTTGAAGATGATGACAGATTATCCCTAAATATTGATCCTAAAATTTTAGCTGCAAGTAATATGAATATATTTCCTGTAGAAATTAATAATGCACCATTTATTGACCTGATAAGAGTTCCAGGTATTGGTGTAAAATCAGCTAAAAAAATAATTTCTATTAGAAAAAGATATAAGTTTACAAAAAAAGAAGAGTTAAAAAGATTGGGAATAGCTGTAAATAGGGCTGAAAAATACATTAAATTAGATGGAGAATATCAGCCTAGTTTAGATATCTTCGAATAA
- a CDS encoding ParA family protein has translation MSEIIAVMNQKGGCGKTTTVVNTATSLAVMGKSVLVIDMDPQGNATTSFGIDKTKLENTIYDAIIGDVSVKKVTIPTFIKNLFIVPSNISLSGAGVELSKKENYHIVLKETLKDLPPLFDYIFIDLPPSLGVITVNALVAADSVLIPIQAEYYALEGVADLINTINLVKKRLRTPVPIKGILLTLYDKRTRLSKDVYKELKNHFGSTNLLFNTVIPRNIRLAEAPSYGKPCLIYDSESTGTKAYLSLAKEIIERDGGN, from the coding sequence ATGAGTGAAATAATAGCTGTAATGAATCAAAAAGGAGGCTGTGGAAAGACTACAACTGTAGTTAATACAGCAACTTCACTAGCTGTAATGGGTAAAAGTGTTTTGGTAATTGATATGGATCCTCAGGGTAATGCAACTACTAGCTTCGGTATTGATAAAACAAAATTAGAAAATACTATTTATGATGCAATTATTGGGGATGTAAGTGTTAAAAAAGTAACAATCCCTACATTTATCAAGAATTTATTCATTGTCCCAAGTAATATTTCATTAAGTGGAGCAGGGGTTGAATTAAGTAAAAAGGAAAATTATCACATTGTTTTAAAGGAAACACTTAAGGATTTACCTCCTTTATTTGACTATATCTTTATTGATTTACCTCCTTCTTTAGGTGTTATAACTGTTAATGCATTAGTTGCAGCTGACAGTGTTCTTATACCTATCCAAGCAGAGTATTATGCATTGGAAGGTGTGGCTGATTTGATTAATACTATTAACTTAGTTAAAAAGAGGCTTAGAACACCTGTTCCAATCAAAGGTATTCTTCTGACATTATATGATAAAAGAACAAGGCTCAGTAAGGATGTCTACAAGGAACTTAAAAATCATTTTGGAAGCACTAATCTGTTATTTAATACTGTGATTCCAAGAAATATCAGGTTAGCTGAAGCTCCAAGTTATGGTAAACCTTGTTTAATTTATGATTCTGAAAGTACAGGTACAAAAGCTTATCTAAGTTTAGCTAAAGAAATTATAGAACGTGATGGAGGTAATTAG
- a CDS encoding TrpB-like pyridoxal phosphate-dependent enzyme: protein MNYKIELSSEEVPKKWYNINADLPCELPMPKNSEGRNQIEDLQKAFTKAALDQEFATERYIKIPQKVRELYMQMGRPTPLFRAKRLEEKLNTPAKIYYKREDTSPTGSHKLNSAIPQAYFAKKEGVERLTTETGAGQWGTALSLACSLLDLDCTVYMVKVSFNQKPDRKNIMNIYGGEVFASPSENTEFGRKVLAENPDHVGSLGIAISEAMEEALNNDNVKYTLGSVLNHVMLHQTVIGQELKTQLEIANEEPDTMIACVGGGSNFAGALYPFIKDKLDGNSDTKFIAVEPSACPTLTEGKYEYDFGDSNGFTPLLKMYTLGHDFVAPSVHAGGLRYHGMCPQISLLAHEGYINPVTAHQRDVFNAGIQFAKCEGIVPAPETTHAIKAGIDEAIKCRQTGEEKTIVINFSGHGMLDLKGYANYFSGEMPNSK from the coding sequence ATGAATTATAAAATAGAATTATCCTCTGAAGAAGTGCCAAAAAAATGGTACAATATTAACGCTGATTTACCTTGTGAACTTCCAATGCCAAAAAATAGTGAAGGAAGAAATCAAATTGAAGATTTGCAAAAAGCATTTACAAAAGCGGCACTGGACCAGGAGTTTGCAACTGAAAGATACATTAAGATTCCACAAAAAGTAAGGGAGTTATACATGCAGATGGGAAGGCCAACTCCGTTATTTAGAGCTAAACGTCTTGAAGAAAAGCTCAACACTCCAGCTAAAATTTATTACAAAAGGGAAGATACTTCTCCTACGGGATCACATAAATTAAACAGTGCAATTCCACAGGCATACTTTGCTAAAAAAGAAGGTGTTGAAAGATTAACAACCGAAACTGGTGCAGGACAATGGGGAACTGCTTTGTCACTTGCTTGTTCATTACTTGATTTGGACTGTACTGTATATATGGTTAAAGTATCATTTAATCAAAAGCCAGACAGGAAAAACATCATGAATATTTATGGCGGAGAAGTCTTTGCCTCCCCAAGTGAAAATACAGAATTTGGACGTAAAGTATTGGCTGAAAACCCTGACCATGTAGGATCACTTGGAATAGCTATTTCAGAAGCAATGGAAGAAGCTCTAAACAATGACAATGTAAAATACACTTTAGGCAGTGTGTTAAACCATGTAATGTTACATCAAACTGTCATCGGTCAGGAACTTAAAACACAATTGGAAATAGCTAATGAAGAACCAGACACTATGATTGCATGTGTTGGTGGTGGAAGTAACTTTGCAGGTGCTTTATATCCATTTATTAAAGATAAACTTGATGGAAACAGTGATACTAAATTTATTGCAGTAGAACCGAGTGCATGTCCAACATTAACTGAAGGTAAATATGAATACGACTTTGGAGATTCAAATGGATTTACTCCACTTCTTAAAATGTATACCTTAGGCCATGACTTTGTAGCACCATCTGTACATGCAGGAGGTTTAAGATACCATGGAATGTGTCCACAAATCTCATTACTTGCACATGAAGGATATATCAATCCTGTAACAGCTCATCAAAGAGACGTATTTAATGCAGGAATTCAATTTGCTAAATGTGAAGGAATTGTTCCGGCACCGGAAACTACTCATGCAATTAAGGCAGGTATTGATGAAGCTATTAAATGCAGACAAACTGGAGAAGAAAAAACCATTGTTATTAACTTCTCAGGACATGGTATGCTGGATTTAAAAGGTTATGCAAATTATTTCTCTGGTGAAATGCCAAACAGTAAATAG
- a CDS encoding DUF1786 domain-containing protein, with amino-acid sequence MKILAIDVGTGTQDILIYNDEKELENSIKLVLPSPHLYISQQIKEIENDIYFDGEIMGGGKLKKSILEHMEKGYDVVMEANCAKTIRDDLEQVKSYGIKIADENKSYEGYTKIHLGDINIRKLSEFVLGYDLDFDIDKIAIAVQDHGYNENMGDRDFRFEKIREKLNEPVEPESFGFRENVPEYYSRMKAVEKTLKKEGIEETPLLMDTKFASIAGMCYDEEASKLNSFIAIDIGNGHTTAASIENGKIQGLFEHHTSNLTAESLENYINRLASGEITNEEIYNDHGHGAHVLNPISKLEKVIVSGPKRELIEKTNLDWHHACPGGDVMMTGTIGLIKTIEWNE; translated from the coding sequence ATGAAAATTTTAGCTATTGATGTTGGAACAGGAACTCAGGACATACTAATTTATAATGACGAAAAAGAGCTGGAAAACTCAATTAAATTAGTTCTGCCTTCTCCACACTTATACATTTCCCAACAAATTAAAGAAATTGAAAATGACATCTATTTTGACGGTGAAATAATGGGTGGGGGAAAATTAAAAAAAAGTATTCTTGAACATATGGAAAAAGGTTACGATGTAGTGATGGAAGCAAATTGTGCTAAAACAATAAGAGATGACCTTGAACAGGTTAAATCATATGGAATTAAAATAGCTGATGAAAATAAAAGCTATGAAGGATACACTAAAATCCATTTAGGAGATATAAACATTAGAAAGTTATCTGAATTTGTATTAGGATATGATTTAGACTTTGATATTGATAAAATAGCTATTGCAGTTCAAGACCACGGATACAATGAGAATATGGGAGACAGGGACTTCAGATTTGAAAAAATCAGAGAAAAATTAAATGAACCTGTCGAACCTGAAAGCTTTGGATTCCGTGAAAATGTTCCAGAGTACTACTCCAGAATGAAAGCAGTAGAAAAAACCCTTAAAAAAGAAGGTATTGAAGAAACACCTCTTTTAATGGATACAAAATTTGCTTCAATAGCTGGAATGTGCTATGATGAAGAAGCTTCCAAATTAAACAGTTTTATAGCTATTGATATTGGAAACGGACATACTACTGCAGCATCAATAGAAAATGGTAAAATTCAGGGATTATTTGAGCACCATACTTCTAATTTAACTGCTGAATCACTTGAAAATTACATTAACAGACTAGCTAGTGGAGAAATTACAAATGAAGAGATTTACAATGACCATGGTCATGGAGCACATGTTCTAAATCCAATATCTAAACTAGAAAAAGTCATTGTCAGTGGCCCTAAAAGAGAATTGATTGAAAAAACCAACCTTGACTGGCACCATGCATGTCCCGGAGGAGATGTTATGATGACCGGAACTATTGGACTAATCAAAACTATTGAATGGAACGAATAA
- a CDS encoding PHP domain-containing protein, which translates to MYRLDSHIHCQYSPDSSTKIDDIIKKSIEDKIDIIAISDHNTVEGSKVAVEKTKDTENLLVIPSIEISSSKGHILGFGCEEVVPRDLEPEETIDMIHDQGGLAIIPHPFCFYRHGLLCKSNPDELNFDAIETRNARFIVGWCNFKAKKLADKKNIPPLGASDSHYIDFLGDCYSLIDCELDIDSVLKSIKKGQVEAHGKGTSNIKLSKYLFDKHVRKLY; encoded by the coding sequence ATGTATAGGCTAGATTCTCATATACACTGCCAGTATTCTCCAGACTCTTCTACAAAAATAGATGATATCATAAAAAAATCTATTGAAGATAAAATTGATATCATAGCTATCAGCGATCATAATACAGTAGAAGGTTCTAAAGTTGCAGTCGAAAAAACAAAAGATACTGAGAATCTGCTTGTAATTCCTTCAATTGAGATTTCATCTTCTAAAGGACATATTCTTGGATTTGGCTGTGAAGAAGTAGTTCCAAGAGATTTGGAACCTGAAGAAACAATTGACATGATTCATGACCAGGGAGGATTGGCTATTATTCCACATCCTTTTTGTTTTTACAGACACGGACTATTATGTAAAAGCAACCCTGATGAATTAAATTTTGATGCTATAGAAACAAGAAATGCCCGTTTTATCGTTGGATGGTGTAACTTTAAAGCTAAAAAATTAGCTGATAAAAAAAACATACCACCATTAGGAGCAAGCGACTCCCATTATATTGACTTTTTAGGTGACTGTTACAGTCTAATTGACTGTGAATTAGATATTGATAGTGTTTTAAAATCTATTAAAAAAGGTCAGGTAGAGGCTCACGGAAAGGGAACTTCAAATATAAAATTATCAAAATATCTATTTGACAAGCATGTCCGTAAATTATATTAA
- the albA gene encoding DNA-binding protein Alba, whose protein sequence is MEENVIFIGSKPVMNYVLAVVTQFNGGADHVSLKARGKAISRAVDTAEIVRNGFIPNADVEDISIATEQIDTYNGEKTNVSTIEIKIVKKSE, encoded by the coding sequence ATGGAAGAAAATGTTATCTTTATTGGTAGTAAACCAGTAATGAACTATGTTCTAGCAGTAGTGACACAATTTAACGGTGGTGCAGACCATGTATCTCTTAAAGCAAGAGGTAAAGCTATTAGTCGTGCCGTAGACACTGCAGAAATTGTTAGAAATGGGTTTATCCCAAACGCTGATGTTGAGGATATTAGTATTGCTACAGAACAAATAGACACTTACAATGGTGAAAAAACAAATGTTTCAACTATTGAGATAAAAATTGTAAAAAAGAGTGAATAA
- a CDS encoding 2-isopropylmalate synthase has translation MYGKNIETLKKENMNLADKIYIFDTTLRDGEQAPGVALTVDEKIQIAQKLDKLGVDKIEAGFPVSSNGERKAAKELNSLGLNATVLGLARSVQKDIDAVLDSGLDYIHTFIGTSPLHRDYKLKMSKEKVIETAVESVEYAKDHGLTVEFSAEDATRTEHDYLFDVYDAVVDAGADFLNVPDTVGVLIPVITRELITNLKERYTTPISVHFHNDFGLATANTLTAIECGANQAHVTINGMGERTGNASLEELIVALHAAYNIDLDIDTTQLYSLSEFVGRITGIKMPVNKPIVGANAFAHESGIHVHGVLNNALTYEPISPELVGHSRRIVLGKHTGANAVKAKLEHYNIDLTEKQFQTVFNQIKALGDKGKTVTDDDLRAIAITEISSAKETPIKLEGLGILSGAVVSPTATVKLNINGKLKETSCTGVGPVDAAINAIRELIQDTMDIELEEYNLEAITGGTDALAEVFVISSDGEGNKSTGRATNDDVIMASILAVLDSINKILLMEKN, from the coding sequence ATGTATGGTAAAAATATCGAGACACTAAAAAAGGAAAATATGAATCTTGCTGATAAGATTTATATTTTTGATACAACTCTCAGGGACGGTGAACAAGCTCCTGGAGTTGCTCTAACTGTTGATGAAAAAATTCAAATTGCTCAAAAGCTTGATAAACTTGGTGTAGATAAAATAGAAGCAGGTTTTCCTGTATCCTCAAATGGTGAAAGAAAAGCTGCAAAAGAACTTAATTCATTAGGTTTGAATGCTACAGTTTTAGGTTTAGCTCGTAGTGTGCAAAAAGACATCGATGCTGTTCTTGATTCCGGATTGGACTACATACATACTTTTATCGGTACTTCTCCATTGCACAGAGACTATAAACTTAAAATGTCTAAAGAAAAAGTCATTGAAACAGCTGTTGAATCTGTTGAATATGCAAAAGATCATGGATTGACTGTTGAATTTTCTGCAGAAGATGCAACAAGAACAGAACATGATTATTTATTTGATGTTTATGATGCTGTTGTAGATGCAGGCGCTGACTTTTTAAATGTTCCAGACACTGTTGGAGTATTGATTCCTGTCATAACTAGAGAATTAATCACTAATCTTAAAGAACGCTACACTACTCCAATTAGTGTTCATTTTCATAATGATTTTGGTTTAGCTACTGCAAATACATTAACTGCTATCGAATGCGGAGCAAATCAGGCTCATGTAACAATTAACGGTATGGGAGAAAGAACAGGTAATGCTTCTCTTGAAGAACTTATTGTTGCACTGCATGCCGCTTACAACATTGACTTGGATATTGATACAACACAGTTATATAGCTTGTCTGAATTTGTAGGTCGCATTACAGGTATTAAAATGCCTGTTAACAAACCTATTGTTGGAGCTAATGCATTTGCACATGAATCAGGTATACATGTTCACGGAGTGTTAAACAATGCTTTAACTTATGAACCGATTTCTCCGGAACTTGTAGGACATTCAAGAAGAATAGTTTTAGGAAAACACACTGGAGCTAATGCAGTAAAAGCTAAATTAGAACATTATAACATTGACTTAACAGAAAAACAATTCCAAACAGTATTTAATCAAATTAAAGCTCTTGGAGATAAAGGTAAAACAGTTACTGATGATGATTTAAGAGCTATTGCTATAACTGAAATAAGCAGTGCTAAAGAAACTCCGATTAAACTTGAAGGTTTAGGAATATTATCTGGAGCTGTTGTATCTCCAACAGCTACCGTTAAACTGAACATTAATGGAAAATTAAAAGAAACCTCCTGTACTGGTGTAGGTCCAGTTGATGCAGCTATTAATGCTATAAGGGAATTGATTCAGGATACAATGGACATTGAACTTGAAGAATACAATTTAGAAGCTATTACTGGAGGTACTGATGCATTAGCTGAAGTATTTGTTATTTCTTCTGATGGTGAAGGTAATAAATCAACTGGTAGAGCAACTAACGATGATGTAATAATGGCTAGTATATTGGCTGTTTTAGATTCTATTAATAAGATTTTATTAATGGAAAAAAATTAG
- a CDS encoding beta-alanine-activating enzyme beta-propeller domain-containing protein, translating to MSKYNKLLIGFIICILCISPIAGANIDWNTFQSNLNHTGYVDDNSDFVTNLWSFNMESPVIGSPAIYGDFLYVVSQEGILKVIDMENGTEDWSFNLKGDSNATPVVSNNTVFVGNNQSFKAIDIESQDILWKYNTSDESIQGAAYVDNDTVYVGCDNGHIYGFDIADGNKTFEADLGNDEIVSSPIVVNGSLYVGSTNGNVYCINLNNTNITWQYATGDAVYSSPAYADGKIIIGSDDDSLYALNETNGDLCWDYDLNNKVKSSPCIDEYNNNVYIGSDEGNLTCLDLRDGTFKWSHATGAPVQSTPAIKEELIAFGSNDGTGYVLNKYTGEEEFTYNPGTILFNSEITSSPVINGNSLFFADHSGHVYSLNIDKSEVPACEYLYYTLAVLVVILVVVVVVVKTIKKHNRR from the coding sequence ATGTCTAAATATAATAAATTATTAATCGGATTTATAATCTGTATATTATGTATCAGCCCGATAGCTGGTGCAAATATTGATTGGAACACATTTCAAAGTAATTTAAATCATACAGGATATGTTGATGATAATTCTGACTTTGTTACAAATTTATGGTCATTTAACATGGAATCACCGGTTATAGGCTCACCTGCAATCTATGGGGACTTTTTATATGTTGTTTCACAGGAAGGTATTTTAAAAGTAATTGACATGGAAAACGGAACTGAAGACTGGTCATTTAATTTAAAAGGAGACAGTAATGCAACACCTGTAGTAAGTAACAATACAGTATTTGTAGGAAATAATCAAAGTTTTAAAGCTATAGATATTGAATCACAAGATATTTTATGGAAATATAATACTTCTGATGAATCTATTCAGGGGGCAGCTTATGTAGATAATGATACTGTCTATGTAGGTTGTGATAATGGGCATATTTATGGATTTGACATAGCTGACGGTAATAAAACTTTTGAAGCAGATTTAGGTAATGATGAAATAGTGTCTTCTCCAATTGTTGTTAACGGATCACTTTATGTTGGTTCAACTAACGGTAATGTTTATTGCATAAATTTAAATAACACAAATATAACCTGGCAATATGCTACAGGAGATGCAGTTTACTCTTCTCCAGCATATGCAGATGGTAAAATCATAATTGGGTCTGATGATGATTCACTTTATGCTTTAAATGAAACAAATGGAGATTTATGCTGGGATTATGATTTAAACAATAAAGTTAAATCTTCTCCATGTATTGATGAGTATAATAACAATGTATACATAGGTTCTGATGAAGGTAATTTAACCTGTCTTGATTTAAGAGACGGAACTTTTAAATGGAGTCATGCTACTGGAGCTCCGGTTCAATCAACTCCAGCAATAAAAGAAGAGTTAATTGCATTTGGTTCTAATGATGGAACAGGTTATGTTTTAAATAAATACACTGGTGAAGAGGAATTTACTTACAATCCAGGAACCATATTATTTAATTCAGAAATAACTTCTTCTCCTGTAATTAATGGAAATAGTTTATTCTTTGCAGATCATAGCGGACATGTATATTCATTAAACATTGATAAAAGTGAAGTACCTGCTTGTGAATATTTATATTATACATTAGCTGTTTTGGTTGTAATCTTAGTTGTGGTTGTTGTTGTAGTTAAAACTATAAAAAAACATAATAGAAGATAA